A region of Chitinophaga horti DNA encodes the following proteins:
- a CDS encoding YkgJ family cysteine cluster protein has protein sequence MSGILDKWELRAKEQQKANKQFLQKMQLKKGKGAERLLPDLHEEAFEKIDCLQCAGCCKTISPRFKTPDIKRIAKYLGLKESVFIETYLRLDSDGDYVVRSSPCPFLAADNTCNIYDMRPGDCRNYPYTDSDEFFKRPTTTYLNSTICPAVFYVLERLRAKVG, from the coding sequence ATGTCGGGCATATTGGACAAGTGGGAGCTGCGTGCGAAGGAGCAGCAGAAGGCTAACAAGCAGTTCCTGCAAAAAATGCAATTGAAAAAGGGAAAGGGGGCGGAGCGACTGCTGCCCGATCTGCATGAGGAGGCGTTCGAAAAGATCGACTGTCTGCAGTGTGCCGGGTGCTGTAAAACCATTAGTCCGCGCTTCAAAACGCCGGATATTAAACGCATTGCCAAATACCTCGGCCTCAAAGAGTCGGTGTTCATCGAAACGTACCTCCGCCTCGACTCCGACGGGGATTATGTGGTGAGAAGCAGTCCCTGCCCGTTCCTGGCCGCCGATAATACCTGTAACATCTACGACATGCGCCCCGGCGACTGCCGCAATTACCCCTATACGGACAGTGATGAGTTCTTCAAACGTCCGACCACGACTTATCTGAACAGCACGATTTGTCCGGCTGTATTCTACGTACTGGAGCGGCTTCGCGCCAAAGTCGGTTAA
- a CDS encoding MFS transporter yields the protein METIKRDPYASLRVPEFKYFLVIRFAVIFALSMQFAVIEWKVYELTNDPLSLGFIGLAEIIPSFSLALFAGNIVDKREKRGILLKCLAAYFVISTSLFLLTWDRAVAGIDKQHVVLLVYLMVFCGGIVRAFVAPATFTMLSLVVPREALTNGITWSTSAWQVGGIMGPALGGLCIFWMGVHWTMLLVVGILLLPFLSLLQIKPKPVHYKETGESVAQRLSAGLKFVWKTKVVLNAMTLDMFAVLFGGSVAILTIYAKDILHVGPQGYGLMRAAPAVGACLTMLILAYRPLVNKPGIKLLAAVFGFGIAMIVFGVSTWFPLSLLALFMSGMLDGISVNIRQTILQMKTPDDMRGRVSSVSSMFIGSSNELGAFESGLAAKLLGTVRSVVFGGCVTLGVVITTYIISPAMRNLDLHPDKKD from the coding sequence TTGGAGACGATTAAACGAGACCCGTACGCATCGTTAAGAGTGCCTGAATTCAAGTACTTCCTGGTGATCCGCTTTGCCGTGATCTTTGCCCTCTCGATGCAATTCGCTGTGATAGAATGGAAAGTGTATGAACTCACCAACGACCCGCTTTCGCTGGGATTCATCGGTCTGGCCGAAATCATTCCTTCCTTTAGCCTGGCACTGTTTGCCGGTAATATTGTCGACAAACGGGAGAAGCGCGGCATCCTGCTCAAATGCCTGGCCGCCTACTTCGTTATCAGTACCTCGTTGTTCCTGCTCACCTGGGACCGTGCCGTGGCAGGGATCGATAAACAGCATGTAGTATTACTCGTATACCTGATGGTTTTCTGCGGCGGCATTGTACGCGCGTTCGTGGCACCGGCCACCTTCACCATGTTATCGCTGGTGGTACCGCGCGAAGCGCTTACCAATGGCATTACCTGGAGCACCTCCGCCTGGCAGGTGGGCGGTATTATGGGGCCTGCACTCGGCGGACTGTGCATCTTCTGGATGGGCGTGCATTGGACCATGTTGCTCGTCGTCGGCATCCTCCTGCTCCCCTTCCTGTCGCTCCTGCAAATCAAACCCAAACCCGTACACTACAAGGAAACCGGCGAATCGGTAGCACAACGGCTCAGCGCCGGATTAAAGTTCGTGTGGAAGACCAAAGTCGTACTCAACGCCATGACGCTCGACATGTTCGCCGTGCTGTTCGGAGGCTCCGTGGCCATTCTTACCATTTATGCGAAAGATATTTTACACGTAGGCCCGCAAGGGTACGGACTGATGCGCGCCGCGCCGGCTGTAGGTGCCTGTCTTACGATGTTGATCCTCGCCTACCGGCCACTGGTTAACAAACCCGGTATTAAACTGCTGGCAGCCGTGTTTGGGTTTGGTATTGCGATGATCGTATTCGGCGTATCCACCTGGTTCCCGCTTTCGCTCCTGGCGCTGTTTATGAGCGGCATGCTCGATGGCATCAGCGTAAACATCCGCCAAACCATTTTACAGATGAAAACACCCGACGACATGCGCGGCCGCGTATCCTCCGTAAGCTCGATGTTTATCGGCAGCAGTAACGAGTTAGGCGCCTTCGAAAGTGGCCTCGCAGCGAAGTTGCTGGGTACGGTAAGGTCGGTGGTATTTGGCGGATGCGTGACGTTAGGCGTAGTGATTACCACGTACATCATATCGCCCGCCATGCGAAACCTCGATTTACATCCTGATAAGAAAGATTAA
- a CDS encoding carboxy terminal-processing peptidase → MRMKLKVIIPVLLITVSAGVFAFNRYGAGDPPGRYEAVMSLVGQILKEGHYQPKDINDAFSKEVFNKYLKSLDPEKKFLLQSDVVKLRTLETHVDDELMNGAPLELFAATTEVIKKRVAEAAAIYPALLEQPFDFAKNEKVVLDPEVLDFPKDEAARKEAWRKVLKYRTLEKLVDLQEIQEKEKGKPDFKPKTDAAMEIEARAKVKKIYDRYFERLQSKKENDDDRFAMYVNAITTTMDPHTDYMPPADKRYFQEMMAGKFYGIGAQLLEEDGRIKITSIVTGSPSWKQGKLKAGDVIMKVAQGDKEPVDITGYAVEDAVKLIRGAQGTEVRMTVKSTDGTVKEVAIIRDEIILDETFAKSAIINGEHKIGYIYLPDFYADFNDRDGASCAKDVAKEIKKLKAENVEGIILDLRFNPGGSLPDVVEMAGLFVPDGPMVQVRSRGGRVQVQSDRDKSVQYDGPLAIMVNEYSASASEIMAAAMQDYKRAVIIGSTSFGKGTVQRLLELDGFVKTDALGSLGGLKLTVQKFYRINGGSTQLKGVEADIQLPDPYYEVGERKDKDALKWDEVPKANYATWGYPVDVNALKKKSEARVANNEAFKMIKENVGTLKKLDQQKDYSLNLQTYKSEQKANAAALKKYDTANDKVKDLNITSLKQDLDRLSGDSAKLARNKDWLRLRTKDVYLDEAVNVMNDLIGISFPKLKPATSAAN, encoded by the coding sequence ATGAGAATGAAACTGAAAGTGATCATACCGGTGTTGCTGATTACAGTGTCTGCCGGGGTATTTGCCTTTAACAGGTACGGTGCCGGAGACCCCCCGGGCCGCTATGAAGCAGTGATGTCGCTGGTAGGGCAGATACTGAAGGAGGGTCACTACCAACCGAAAGACATAAACGATGCTTTTTCTAAAGAAGTTTTCAATAAATACCTGAAGAGCCTGGACCCGGAGAAGAAATTCCTGTTACAGAGTGATGTGGTGAAACTGAGAACATTGGAAACACATGTGGACGACGAACTGATGAACGGCGCGCCGCTCGAACTGTTTGCCGCTACTACAGAGGTGATCAAGAAAAGAGTAGCAGAAGCAGCAGCGATTTATCCTGCATTGCTTGAACAGCCTTTCGACTTCGCTAAAAACGAAAAGGTAGTGCTGGACCCCGAGGTGCTGGACTTCCCGAAAGATGAAGCCGCCCGTAAAGAAGCATGGCGCAAAGTGTTGAAATATCGCACACTCGAGAAGTTGGTAGACCTGCAGGAAATACAGGAGAAAGAAAAAGGTAAGCCGGACTTTAAACCGAAAACAGATGCTGCGATGGAAATCGAGGCACGCGCCAAGGTGAAAAAGATCTACGACCGCTACTTCGAGCGTCTGCAAAGCAAAAAAGAGAACGACGACGACCGTTTCGCTATGTATGTAAATGCGATTACCACTACGATGGACCCGCATACCGACTACATGCCGCCGGCGGATAAAAGATATTTCCAGGAGATGATGGCCGGCAAGTTCTACGGCATCGGCGCACAGCTGCTGGAAGAAGACGGCAGGATCAAGATTACGAGCATCGTAACCGGTAGTCCCAGCTGGAAGCAAGGTAAACTGAAAGCGGGCGACGTGATCATGAAGGTAGCCCAGGGCGATAAAGAGCCGGTGGATATTACCGGTTACGCCGTAGAAGACGCGGTGAAACTGATCCGTGGTGCGCAGGGTACCGAAGTGAGAATGACCGTGAAAAGCACCGACGGTACGGTGAAAGAAGTAGCGATCATCCGCGACGAGATCATCCTCGACGAAACATTTGCAAAGTCTGCCATCATCAACGGCGAACATAAAATCGGCTACATCTACCTCCCGGATTTCTATGCTGACTTCAATGACCGCGACGGCGCATCCTGCGCGAAAGACGTGGCCAAAGAAATCAAGAAACTGAAAGCCGAGAATGTAGAAGGCATTATCCTCGACCTGCGCTTTAACCCGGGGGGTTCATTGCCAGATGTGGTAGAGATGGCCGGCCTGTTCGTTCCGGACGGCCCGATGGTACAGGTTCGCTCCCGTGGCGGCCGCGTACAGGTGCAGAGCGATCGCGATAAGAGTGTGCAGTACGACGGCCCGCTCGCGATCATGGTAAACGAATACAGTGCTTCCGCTTCCGAAATCATGGCTGCGGCTATGCAGGATTACAAACGTGCGGTGATCATCGGCAGCACCAGCTTCGGTAAAGGTACCGTGCAAAGGCTGCTGGAACTGGACGGTTTCGTTAAAACAGACGCCCTGGGCAGCCTGGGTGGCCTGAAGCTGACCGTACAGAAGTTCTATCGCATTAACGGTGGTTCTACCCAGCTGAAAGGTGTGGAAGCTGACATCCAGCTGCCAGATCCTTACTACGAAGTAGGCGAACGTAAAGATAAAGACGCGCTGAAGTGGGACGAGGTGCCTAAAGCGAACTACGCTACCTGGGGCTACCCTGTGGACGTGAACGCGCTGAAGAAGAAAAGTGAGGCACGCGTAGCGAACAACGAAGCGTTCAAAATGATCAAAGAAAATGTGGGTACGTTGAAGAAGCTGGACCAGCAGAAGGATTACTCTCTCAACCTCCAGACCTACAAATCAGAACAAAAGGCGAATGCCGCCGCACTGAAAAAGTACGATACGGCGAATGATAAGGTAAAAGACCTGAACATCACCAGCCTCAAACAGGACCTTGACCGCCTGTCGGGAGACTCCGCCAAGCTGGCACGCAACAAGGACTGGTTGCGCCTGCGTACCAAAGACGTGTACCTGGACGAAGCCGTGAACGTAATGAACGACCTGATCGGCATTTCTTTTCCTAAGCTGAAACCAGCTACCTCCGCAGCAAACTAA
- a CDS encoding hydrogen peroxide-inducible genes activator → MTTVQLEYIVAVDTYRSFVTAAEKCFVTQPTLSMQIQKLEDELGIKLFDRSKLPVVPTEIGTAVITQARTIIKENARIREIISDQKKEIQGILKVGIIPTLAPYLLPRVLTAFMKKYPKVKLEIWEYPTEQIIQLLRQEQLDCGLLATPLHNQHLEEHPLFYENFVVFTAKNNKLSEKKVVSAEELDIREVWLLNEGHCMRNQVLNICRDKFTMGEFRNLEYNTGSVETLKKMVELNEGYTILPELSLQELSSRQMNMVRFFKAPEPVREISLVTHRYFIKQAVIEAFKKEILDSVPDKMKVKKTKKVVDIIAEK, encoded by the coding sequence ATGACTACCGTACAATTAGAATACATCGTCGCCGTAGATACCTATCGCAGCTTTGTGACTGCCGCTGAGAAATGCTTCGTTACCCAACCCACGTTAAGCATGCAGATACAAAAGCTGGAAGATGAACTGGGCATCAAACTGTTCGACCGCAGTAAGCTGCCGGTGGTACCCACCGAGATCGGCACCGCCGTTATCACCCAGGCGCGCACCATCATTAAAGAGAACGCCCGCATCCGGGAAATTATATCCGACCAGAAAAAAGAAATTCAAGGCATCCTGAAGGTAGGCATCATCCCTACCCTGGCGCCTTACCTGCTGCCCCGCGTACTCACGGCTTTCATGAAGAAATACCCGAAGGTAAAGCTGGAAATATGGGAATACCCTACAGAACAGATCATTCAGCTGTTGCGGCAGGAGCAGCTGGACTGCGGCCTGCTCGCCACGCCGCTTCACAACCAGCACCTGGAAGAACATCCGCTGTTCTATGAAAACTTCGTGGTGTTCACAGCCAAGAACAACAAACTGTCCGAAAAGAAGGTGGTAAGCGCCGAAGAGCTGGACATCCGAGAGGTTTGGCTGCTGAATGAAGGCCATTGCATGCGCAACCAGGTACTCAACATCTGCCGCGATAAGTTTACGATGGGCGAGTTCCGCAACCTGGAATACAACACCGGTAGTGTGGAAACGTTGAAGAAGATGGTGGAACTGAATGAAGGTTATACCATCCTGCCCGAATTATCTTTACAGGAATTAAGCTCCCGGCAAATGAATATGGTACGCTTTTTTAAGGCGCCGGAGCCCGTGAGGGAAATCAGCCTGGTAACGCACCGCTACTTTATAAAACAGGCGGTAATCGAGGCCTTTAAGAAAGAAATACTCGACAGCGTGCCAGATAAGATGAAGGTGAAGAAAACGAAGAAGGTGGTAGATATTATCGCAGAGAAATAA
- a CDS encoding glycosyltransferase family 2 protein — protein sequence MLNNKKVVVVLPAYNAALTLEKTWKEIPFDIVDEVVLVDDASKDNTVEVGRQLGIKHIIRHDKNKGYGGNQKSCYNKALELGGDIVIMLHPDYQYTPKLIIAMTSIIANDLYPVVFGSRILGKGALKGGMPMYKYIANRVLTATQNMLLGQKLSEYHTGYRAFSAEVLRNVDYMAANDDFVFDNEMVSQIFMKGYEIAEVTCPTKYFDEASSINFKRSAIYGLGVLRVSLQHRLHKWGLIKAKIYK from the coding sequence ATGTTAAATAACAAAAAGGTAGTCGTAGTACTACCTGCCTACAACGCCGCCCTTACCCTAGAGAAAACCTGGAAAGAAATTCCGTTTGATATTGTTGACGAAGTAGTACTGGTAGATGATGCAAGTAAGGATAACACCGTAGAAGTTGGCCGTCAGCTCGGTATTAAACACATCATCCGCCACGACAAAAACAAAGGTTACGGTGGCAACCAGAAGTCCTGCTACAACAAAGCGCTGGAGCTGGGAGGCGATATCGTGATCATGTTACATCCTGATTATCAATATACGCCGAAGCTGATCATCGCGATGACCAGCATTATTGCCAATGATTTGTACCCGGTAGTTTTTGGCTCCCGCATCCTGGGTAAAGGTGCCCTGAAAGGCGGCATGCCCATGTATAAGTACATTGCCAACAGGGTATTGACCGCGACGCAGAACATGCTGCTTGGTCAGAAATTAAGCGAGTACCACACGGGCTACCGGGCGTTTTCTGCGGAAGTGTTGCGTAACGTAGACTATATGGCTGCAAATGACGACTTTGTGTTCGATAATGAAATGGTATCGCAGATCTTCATGAAAGGTTATGAGATCGCCGAAGTAACCTGCCCTACGAAGTATTTCGACGAGGCATCGAGCATCAACTTTAAACGCAGTGCGATTTACGGTTTAGGCGTATTACGTGTATCGCTGCAGCACCGTTTGCATAAGTGGGGACTGATCAAGGCGAAGATTTACAAGTAA
- a CDS encoding O-methyltransferase, whose amino-acid sequence MSIQHQIDLAKKYLRYYLSAGNRHDVHSPFVFSLIEEVLNKKAARPEYAPMETLREQLLQSKDIVNVTDLGAGSLTGAGTERKISDITRHAAKPPKFGQLFYRLVQYFKPAYVLELGTSMGMSTAYMAKGRPESTIYTIEGCPNITAKAKANFASLGLTNVRQFTGNFDDVLPQVLAQVTPDFVYIDGNHRKEPTLDYFRQCAAKASEHAVFIFDDIHWTPGMEEAWKTIQDDERVTLTIDLFFIGLVFFRKDFKVKQHFTIKF is encoded by the coding sequence GTGAGTATACAGCACCAGATTGATCTTGCGAAGAAATACCTCCGGTACTACCTGAGCGCCGGCAACCGGCACGACGTGCATTCCCCTTTCGTGTTTTCGCTGATAGAAGAGGTTTTGAATAAGAAGGCTGCCCGTCCCGAGTACGCACCCATGGAAACACTGCGGGAACAACTGCTGCAAAGTAAGGATATCGTAAACGTAACCGACCTGGGTGCCGGCTCCCTCACGGGGGCAGGCACCGAGCGTAAGATCAGCGACATCACCCGCCATGCGGCTAAACCGCCGAAGTTCGGTCAGTTGTTTTACAGGCTGGTACAGTACTTTAAACCGGCCTACGTGCTGGAATTGGGCACCTCTATGGGAATGAGCACTGCCTACATGGCCAAAGGCCGCCCGGAATCAACGATCTACACCATCGAAGGCTGCCCTAACATCACCGCGAAGGCGAAGGCAAACTTCGCATCGCTGGGGTTAACGAATGTGCGCCAGTTTACAGGCAACTTTGACGACGTATTACCGCAGGTGCTTGCACAGGTAACACCCGATTTCGTGTACATTGACGGTAACCACCGCAAGGAGCCAACACTCGATTACTTCCGCCAGTGTGCCGCAAAAGCCTCCGAACATGCCGTATTCATTTTCGACGATATTCACTGGACGCCCGGCATGGAAGAAGCCTGGAAAACCATCCAGGACGATGAGCGTGTAACGCTAACGATCGACCTGTTTTTCATCGGGCTCGTCTTCTTCCGAAAAGATTTTAAAGTGAAGCAACACTTCACCATCAAGTTTTAA
- a CDS encoding DUF4142 domain-containing protein: MKTLKLKTLPGMALIIGSFVMVNACNSGTTTNNSDSANTEIPDSAVTKSDAIDMNKDKFATDSLEDDSKRVVKAYASGLYEVKASEGAKAKATDADVKKAAAMMVTAHTKLNKQLRDLAAKKSFTLPESVDQGQQNDIDKVAEKSGLDFDKAYVDDLIDKHEKTIDMFEKSSEKAEDPDVKKAFTDALPELRKHLEHAKTLKEKLDAKK; this comes from the coding sequence ATGAAAACTCTGAAATTGAAGACGCTCCCCGGCATGGCATTGATCATTGGTTCTTTTGTGATGGTAAATGCATGTAACTCCGGCACCACAACAAACAACTCGGACAGCGCAAACACCGAGATTCCTGATTCTGCCGTTACTAAAAGTGACGCGATAGATATGAATAAGGACAAATTTGCGACTGACTCCCTGGAAGATGATTCTAAAAGGGTAGTTAAGGCGTACGCCTCCGGCCTGTATGAAGTAAAAGCTTCTGAAGGTGCGAAAGCTAAAGCCACCGATGCAGACGTTAAAAAAGCAGCTGCTATGATGGTAACTGCACACACTAAGCTGAACAAACAGCTGCGTGACCTGGCTGCTAAGAAATCGTTCACACTGCCTGAAAGCGTTGATCAGGGCCAGCAGAACGACATCGACAAGGTAGCAGAGAAATCTGGACTGGATTTTGACAAAGCGTATGTAGATGATCTGATCGATAAACACGAGAAAACTATCGACATGTTCGAGAAATCATCAGAAAAAGCCGAAGATCCTGATGTAAAGAAAGCATTTACAGATGCATTGCCAGAACTGCGCAAACACCTGGAACATGCTAAAACGCTGAAAGAAAAGCTGGACGCGAAAAAATAA
- the hemL gene encoding glutamate-1-semialdehyde 2,1-aminomutase, whose protein sequence is MFDQSKSLFEKAQTLMPGGVNSPVRAFRSVGGTPVFMKSAKGAYMYDVDGNRYIDYINSWGPMVLGHAYEPVVNAIQEYATYSTSFGAPTELEIKVAELIISMVPNIDMVRMVNSGTEACMTALRLARGYTGRNKFIKFEGNYHGHADAFLVSAGSGVATLGIQSVPGVTATVAEDTLTAPYNNLPAVQQLIADNPDQIAAIIIEPVAGNMGCILPQPGFLEGLRALCDEHGILLILDEVMTGFRLARGGAQELLNIKADLVTFGKIIGGGMPVGAFAGRRELMEHIAPAGKVYQAGTLSGNPIAMIAGYTLLNALNDNPRIYSQLEEKTTLLANGLREAFGAAGVVYQINQIGSMISVHFAEYPIVDFTSASGANNELFRRFFHAMLERGVYLPPSAFETWFVSNALTTEDIEFTVNAAKSAMQSII, encoded by the coding sequence ATGTTTGACCAAAGCAAATCATTATTCGAAAAAGCGCAAACGCTGATGCCCGGCGGCGTAAACTCTCCCGTTCGTGCATTCCGCAGCGTGGGTGGTACACCCGTGTTCATGAAGTCGGCAAAAGGTGCGTATATGTATGATGTGGACGGCAACCGTTATATCGACTATATCAACTCCTGGGGCCCAATGGTACTGGGTCACGCCTACGAACCGGTGGTGAATGCCATCCAGGAATACGCCACTTACTCCACTTCCTTCGGCGCGCCTACGGAGCTGGAAATTAAAGTAGCAGAACTGATCATCAGCATGGTGCCTAACATCGACATGGTGCGTATGGTCAACTCCGGCACCGAGGCCTGTATGACAGCGTTAAGGCTGGCACGCGGCTACACCGGCAGAAACAAGTTCATCAAATTTGAAGGTAACTACCACGGTCACGCCGATGCATTTTTAGTAAGTGCAGGCAGTGGCGTGGCTACTTTAGGTATACAATCGGTACCAGGTGTAACGGCCACTGTAGCGGAAGATACGCTCACTGCGCCCTACAACAACCTGCCTGCCGTGCAACAACTCATTGCTGACAATCCCGACCAGATCGCCGCGATCATCATCGAACCGGTGGCGGGTAACATGGGCTGTATACTGCCGCAACCAGGCTTCCTCGAAGGTTTACGCGCACTGTGCGACGAGCACGGCATCCTGCTGATCCTCGACGAAGTAATGACAGGCTTCCGCCTGGCCCGTGGCGGCGCACAGGAGCTACTGAACATCAAGGCCGACCTCGTAACGTTTGGTAAAATCATCGGTGGCGGCATGCCTGTAGGCGCTTTCGCAGGTCGCCGCGAGCTGATGGAACACATCGCACCTGCTGGTAAAGTTTACCAGGCGGGTACGCTTAGCGGTAACCCGATCGCGATGATCGCCGGTTATACTTTGCTGAATGCGTTGAACGACAATCCACGGATCTACAGCCAGCTGGAAGAGAAGACCACCCTGCTGGCAAACGGCCTGCGCGAAGCGTTTGGCGCGGCTGGCGTGGTGTACCAGATCAACCAGATCGGTTCCATGATCAGCGTACACTTTGCAGAGTACCCGATCGTCGACTTCACGTCTGCTTCGGGAGCAAACAATGAGCTGTTCCGCCGCTTCTTCCATGCCATGCTGGAGCGCGGTGTATACTTGCCGCCATCTGCTTTCGAAACTTGGTTCGTAAGTAATGCGCTAACTACAGAAGATATCGAGTTTACTGTCAACGCCGCAAAATCGGCAATGCAGTCGATCATATAG
- the hemB gene encoding porphobilinogen synthase, which translates to MMIRRNRILRQSPAIRAMVAETILRPEHFIAPLFVIEGSNKKEEISSMPGYYRYTLDLLKTEVKELWDLGIKSVLLFIKCEDHLKDNKGTEALNPNGLMQRAIKTVKDAVPAMVVMTDVALDPFSSYGHDGIVEGEEIVNDATVEVLAAMSVSHAEAGADIVAPSDMMDGRILAIREALEENNFTKTGIMAYSAKYASCFYGPFRDALDSAPGFGDKKTYQMDYANAREAIKETLMDIDEGADIVMVKPAMAYLDIMRLIKDSVTVPVSAYHVSGEYAMIKAAAKMGWLNEEKAVLESLTSIRRAGADLIATYFAKDAVKLLG; encoded by the coding sequence ATGATGATCAGAAGAAACAGGATACTCAGACAATCGCCCGCTATCCGCGCTATGGTGGCGGAAACGATTTTAAGGCCCGAGCATTTTATTGCCCCGCTGTTCGTAATCGAAGGCAGCAATAAGAAGGAAGAAATATCTTCTATGCCCGGCTATTACCGGTATACGCTCGATCTGCTGAAAACAGAGGTGAAAGAACTGTGGGACCTTGGTATTAAGAGCGTATTACTTTTTATAAAGTGTGAAGATCACCTGAAAGATAACAAAGGCACCGAAGCACTGAACCCGAACGGCCTCATGCAACGTGCCATTAAAACCGTGAAAGACGCCGTGCCTGCGATGGTCGTTATGACCGACGTAGCGCTCGACCCCTTCTCCAGCTACGGCCACGACGGCATTGTAGAAGGCGAAGAGATCGTAAACGACGCCACCGTGGAAGTGCTGGCCGCTATGAGTGTAAGCCATGCGGAAGCCGGTGCGGACATTGTAGCGCCCAGCGATATGATGGACGGCCGCATACTGGCCATCCGCGAGGCGTTGGAAGAAAACAATTTTACGAAGACGGGCATCATGGCCTACAGCGCTAAATATGCGTCCTGCTTTTACGGCCCCTTCCGCGATGCATTAGACTCTGCCCCTGGCTTTGGTGATAAAAAAACCTACCAGATGGACTACGCCAATGCCCGCGAAGCCATTAAGGAAACCCTGATGGACATTGACGAGGGAGCAGACATTGTAATGGTGAAACCAGCAATGGCCTACCTCGATATTATGCGTCTTATTAAAGACAGTGTAACCGTACCCGTAAGCGCGTATCATGTGAGCGGCGAGTACGCCATGATCAAAGCGGCTGCTAAAATGGGCTGGCTGAACGAAGAAAAGGCAGTACTCGAAAGTCTTACCAGCATTCGCCGCGCAGGTGCCGATCTTATCGCCACTTACTTCGCGAAAGATGCTGTAAAACTGCTCGGTTAA
- the hemF gene encoding oxygen-dependent coproporphyrinogen oxidase → MAIKDQFISFIHGLQNDICAALEQIDGKAKFREDKWVREEGGGGITRVISGGNVFEKGGVNTSVVHGRLAPAMIKHFGVQEDCNFLAAGISLVIHPLNPFVPTVHANWRYFELYDQNGTFIDSWFGGGADLTPYYLFKEDGKHFHTTFKNACDQFDTALYPKYKKVCDEYFINKHRGDEARGIGGIFYDYLRPNADQKAEDVLAFSMANGNAFIQSYLPIVEKRKDLPYGQQHIDWQEYRRGRYVEFNLIHDRGTLFGLKTNGRIESILMSLPPRARWEYDYHPAAGSAEAELIEHLKPQDWINIK, encoded by the coding sequence ATGGCAATAAAAGATCAGTTCATATCATTCATTCACGGCTTGCAAAACGACATCTGCGCTGCATTGGAACAGATCGACGGCAAGGCTAAGTTCCGTGAAGATAAATGGGTGCGCGAAGAAGGTGGCGGCGGTATTACGCGCGTCATTAGTGGGGGTAATGTGTTTGAGAAAGGCGGTGTGAACACTTCCGTGGTACACGGTCGTCTGGCGCCTGCCATGATCAAACACTTTGGCGTGCAGGAAGACTGTAACTTCCTGGCAGCCGGTATCTCGCTGGTTATACACCCGCTGAACCCTTTTGTGCCTACCGTGCATGCCAACTGGCGCTACTTTGAACTGTACGATCAGAACGGTACATTCATCGACAGCTGGTTTGGTGGTGGAGCAGATCTTACTCCTTACTACCTGTTCAAAGAAGACGGCAAACACTTTCATACGACTTTCAAAAACGCCTGCGATCAGTTTGATACAGCGCTGTATCCGAAGTACAAAAAAGTGTGCGACGAATACTTCATCAACAAACATCGTGGTGATGAAGCCCGTGGTATTGGTGGCATCTTTTACGATTACCTGCGCCCGAACGCGGATCAAAAGGCGGAAGACGTTCTTGCCTTTTCGATGGCGAACGGGAATGCGTTCATTCAATCGTATTTGCCGATCGTGGAAAAGCGGAAGGACTTGCCTTACGGGCAGCAACACATCGACTGGCAGGAATATCGTCGTGGCCGATATGTGGAGTTTAACCTGATCCACGACCGAGGCACCCTGTTCGGTTTAAAGACCAACGGACGCATAGAATCAATCCTGATGAGCCTTCCGCCGCGTGCAAGGTGGGAGTACGACTACCATCCTGCAGCAGGCAGTGCCGAGGCTGAACTGATAGAACATTTAAAGCCGCAGGATTGGATCAATATAAAGTAA